TGAGTTGATTACTAGAACTTCAGCTTTGTCCTGATGGAGCTGAACACAATGTTCTGTCATCTATGACTTTATAAGTAAAATACTTTGTAAAAGGGCATCAATCAATCTTGAGTCATCAGGAGACATGTAAACACAGAGCTGTGTGCCATCACACCCTTCCGGTTTTCGTCATTTCTTTCCCAACTTTTTTGGGTCATGAAATGCAGGTATCTCTCTTGGGATATATTTGTACCACTTTTGGCAACATACTATTTAAGTTAATTTTCTACAATGTACCAACTGTCTAATTTTGtgtgactgaaataaataatatctcCCAGCAGGAGGTCCCTCATACCTCTACTGATTTGATCGGGAATATCTTCTGTCGTATTTTATACAAGTAAACTTGTTCAAACAGGGATCAGAATCAGAGTAACTGAGAATCTGCCTTCCTAATTCATGGAAATACTACAATGTAACGGTTAGTACATGGGTACCAAATGGTTCATGGGCACAAAGTGGACGAAATGGAAATGTGTGTTTATAAAATGTGAGTCTGGGCATATTTGACACAGAGAAATACTAATGACACCCCTCTATGAAAACATGTACAGGCTTAAAAGTATGGGACCTAGAATTGAGCCTTGGGGTACTCCGGAGTTCATATTTTCACAATTACACATACAGggcttggacaatgaaactgaaacacctgattttagaccacaataatttattagtatggtgtagggcctccttttgcggccaatacagcgtcaattcgtcttgggaatgacagatacaagtcctgcacagtggtcagagggattttaagccattcttcttgcaggatagtggccaggtcactacgtgatactggtggaggacgtttcctgattcgctcctccaaaataccccaaagtggctcaataatatttagatctggtgactgtgcaggccacgggagatgttcaacttcactttcatgttcatcaaaccaatctttcaccagtcttgctgtgtgtattggtgcattgtcatcctgatacacggcaccaccttcaggatacaatgtttgaaccattggatgcacatggtcctcaggaatggttcagtagtccttggcagtgacgcgcccatctagcacaaatattgggccaagggaatgctatgatatggcagcccaaaccatcactgatccacccccatgcttcattctgggcatgcaacagtctgggtggtacgcttctttggggcttctccacaccgtaactctcccggaaaacagtaaaggtggactcatcagagaacaatacgtgtttcatattgtccacatcccaagatttgcgctccttgcaccattgaaaccgacgtttggcattggcatgagtgaccaaaggtttggctatagcagcccggccgtgtatattgaccctgtggagctcccgacagacagttctggtggaaacaggagagttgaggtgcacatttaattctgccgtgatttggacagccgtggttttatgttttttggatacaatccgggttagcacccgaacatcactttcagacagcttctttttgcgtccacagttaatcctgttggatgtggttcgtccttcttggtggtatgctgacattaccctggataccgtggctcttgatacatcaaaaagacttgctgtcttggtcacagatgcgccagcaagacgtgcaccaacaatttgtcctcttttgaactctggtatgtcacccataatgttgtgtgcatttcaatattttgagcaaaactgtgctattaccctgctaattgaaccttcacactctgctcttactggtgcaatgtgcaatcaatgaagactggtaccaggctggtccaatttagccatgaaacctcccacactaaaatgacaggtgtttcagtttcatcgtccaacccctgtagttcctGTCACACAGTTGGGATGAATGTTCAAAACAAcctgattttcttattttttcattaaCTAATGTTTTAAATTGACAATTTgctacttttaattattttgttctaCTTACCATTTATTCTGCAGATTTGTTTCGGTGACCTATTTGGGAGTTTATTTGTGTCCTTAATTCCAACCAGCCTATCtgaatttatttagttattcagtCTAAAACTGTGCAGGAGATTCTAAGACAACAGCAGAAAATGTCAGTCTGCAGATCAGGTGAATGCTCAGTGACCTGCTTACAGACTTACAGAAACTTCACTACATCCTCGAGCAGTGCCGCCAACGCAGCCCCTTCAAACCTGCGGCCATCAGTCTGTCTCCATGAGTAAGGAACGCTCATCACTAAATATCCCACAGGatgcttgtttttcttcttcgaTGGAGCTCTGGAGTGGCACGCAACTGAGATGTCAGCCGCAGGGGTGAACAGGGGAAGGGTGCGATCCTAATCGTAGGTTAGCAGCATATTAAGGCTCGTCGTGTTGCTAATGATTAATGATGACTCAAACATTGCCCATCTCGCACAATTAGAAGCATCTGCAATCAAGCTAATGAGTTTTTCACTGAAATTGTTGGTGGGTTTTTGCATAGAATGATAAAACACAAACTGACAGGCtcataaataaagcaaaaataatcaaaaaggagaaaaaaaacaacaatggcaAGGGAGCGTGCCGCAAAACAGAAGTTATCCATCATGCTGCCGAGGCGTCCAGCCTGGTCCCTGCTGAGAGGCTTCTCTCTGTTGATGCAAAGGAATGCATATCAAATAGCCTGGGAGGAGATGGTCTTTTGTGCAAGGCACGCGTCTGCGTAGATAATCAAAGGGAATTTAAAAAACGGGGCTTTGAAAATAACGGCGTTATGTGACACCGAGGTCTCTTTACATCAATCCCTGCTTCACAAAGACCCAGTTCAAAACATCCACTGTCAAGACATGAGCGCAGGTGTCCCTCAgaataaattaacatatttaCTGTTGCTTCTTCCCGCTTCTGGATCATAGTATTTAAACATCACAGGGAAAAGGAGAGACTTGTTTAAAACGGTCTCTTTTGCTAATCTAATTTTTCACAATGTGCATGCACACAAGCAtatctctaaattgccctatattttatttaaatagatttATACTTTACCACTCATACTTCGATATTAAACTTGCCTTTGGACTTTCTATCGCAAAGTAAACACAAGGGAGCCTAAGGAGGATGTTTCAGGAGGATGTAAATCTggatgttttgtgtgtgtttacctGTGCTGTTCTACAGCCTGTCTGCTGTGCAGCTGGAGGCCACATTCACCACAACACTGCTGGCCTTGAGTCTGGCTCTCATGCCTCATCCCTGCTGCAAACTGGCCCAGCCTGCTCAGCAGCTCCCTGTGCAGCAGGCCATGGTGTAGCAGGCCACTGTAGGCCCTCGGATCCAGTGGCACGCCCAGAGATGGGGCCACCGAAACGGACACCGGAAGCCCTTCTCCTGTGTGGTTGGAGGCCACAGAGTAAATGGAGGTCAGGTCTTTGTCCGCGATTCCAGGAAAACTGTCGAGAGTGTTGGTCACTGCTTGTCCTCCATCTTCAGAACCTGTGTTCAGCTCTCGGGCGCTGGTGATCACGCTGCCTCTGAGGGGTGTACCCGAACCCTCGTCTCTTGGCTGCTCAGACGTACATGTTACCTCTCCTGCGCCGGACGCCCTGCCCTCACAGCTGTCAGTGTCATCCACTTGCATGCGCTCTGATTTGATACTTCTGGCAGGATCTAGGGATGAGTCCTGGGATACATTGTGAACCTGCTGGGAACTCTCCATGTCGACTTCAGCGTCCAGCTTGGGGCTCAGTTGAGGAGCTGCATCACAATCTGGACCAGGAGAGCTCCTCTCTGTCATGTGGTACAGAGCCAGGTGGTGGAGGGCTGTGGGAGTGCTGCACTTTGTTCCATCTTGCAAGGAATGCTTCTTGGACATCAACATGTGTCTCCAGTGCCTGGCCCGACTGTGATCACTGTGATCTACAGAGCTGTGATTTCTTAGCGCCACCTCTTCACTTTCCTCTGCTTGAATGGTCTCAAGCACCTTCAGGCATTGCTCTTCCAGGTACTCAATCTCCAAGATCTCAGCAGCGTACAGTAGGTCATCCAGGTCCTCAGCCGTGGCCTGGAGTGAGGCAGTGTAGGCGTACTCCAGGATCTGCTGAAAGGTCTTCGGGGAGAGAAAGTCTAGGGCATAGCGCAGGCTGCTGCGGTGGAAAAGAATCTCAAACATCTTGCTGGTGCAGGCCAGGACAGTGCGATGTGCAGGAAACTCCTGGCCGTCCACCGTGATGATTACGTCACACAAGGTGCCGGTCAGACGCATCTGGTTGGCCCGCTGCAGAAGCGTGCTGGAGTGACTGGGATTGTTGAGCTGGAGAACACCCATGTTTGTCAGAGCCGTATCCACTCGGGCCTTTGCTTAGCCCACGCATGAGGTGTGGCTGTCCTGCCTTCTTCTCTCGCCTTCAGCTGGTTGTAGCTCTGTGGTTAGGGTTGAGGTGGGAAGACAGAGAATGACTTCTGATTTACAAACAGACCCGGCCCAAGGCATAAGCAAACTAAGTAGGTGCTTGTGGGCTATCAACTCAAAAGCAAGCCCTCAAGAACACTTGTCACATGTCAGCTTCacagatattatttttttgtttcctgtgaTACATCAGTGGTAATTGTGCAAATCAAGTTATCTTTTCACTCTGATCAGCTTTCCTggccttgctgaagaaaaacatctgcaCAGCATGGTAATGCCACCACAAGCttaaaattttggtctcatttgaccagatcaACTTCTTAAAACAACTGTAATCctaatatattttgttgttgaaTATTGTAATGTCTTAATATAGTAGCTGTTTATATACTTGACATTTTTACTTGGTACAATTACCTAGAGAGCAGAAGTAAGGACAAACTTCTGATAAATGAAGATGCACttgggctgcacaatattagaaaatcatACGATGCtggtaatatttaaagaaattgtgATGATGATATCAGTTGCTAAAATCTTTCCTCACTTCTCTCACTTACAACTCTTATAACAACCCTTCCAGCAATCTCTATGACCTTAAGCATCTGGACCCTATTATCTATGTCAGGTGTGAGCCTCTACTGCTGTGAGGCTCCACCCAACAGGTTTATTATTAGCTCTCAAGGCATGAATTCATCTCATTTGAAATTTAATAGCCAACAATTATTCCATTAACAGTTCTCGAGGATATTAATACACTGATATAGTGATAATGTTTTTTCGTAAATTTTGCAGCTCTAGGATGCAACGGTCAATTCGCCAGAGATTagaatcagcaggtcaaatacagaaagaaatgttttattttttgttaggtGGATCAAAACTAAAAAGTCCCACCATTTTTGGTCTATAAATGCACCAACCAACAGATTGTATGTTAATAAAAATCAGTTAAAGGTTTGGTTAAAGGTTAACTTAATGCATAAATGGGAAtgatgtattttaatttaaaactaatACCTCCTTCAAACAATctgaagcatgttttttttatcttatgtATCATACTccttccaataaaaaaaaaacaacaacaaatagaGTTGGCAAATCTGACcttcaaagaaaaccaaaaatcgGTATTGGCTAGGAACCTAACACTGTATCTTTACTTAAAGCTATGTTTATAttagaaaaatgttatttttgctcAGATAATCTGgattttcaaatgtttgcatTATTAGGATAACAATCTAGCTAATATATGGTATGGCTGATATTGCTTTCCAGCTATAATAACAGTTATTTTAGATGCATAAGGCCAAAATTGGATGACTTGACTGATCTTAGTCAGAAGAGCCCCCCTAACCAAATGATCTGATCAGGGCCCCCATTCATCCTTGGACCGGCTCTGCTTTTAATAGAAAAGGTTGTTAAATACACTCCAAATTGAGACTTTTATCTAAGCTCAATCAAAAGGAATATTTTTGaagcaaaatattaaatatttaatcacaTTCAGTGAAATATGAACTCCCGAGTGATGTCTTCAGAGGTCTTATTTGATGCAGCCTccatgtttatgtattttaatcaGGAATCAAAGGCAGAGAGGAGGTCGATAAGCGCAGAGCAACAGTTTCCATTGCAGGTGATTAGTCTGAGGGCTCGTTGTGAGCGGTCACGTCGCTGTAATAGCGTCTGCATACTGAGAGGTGACGGTCCAATTTGTCAAACTCCTCACACACATCTTTGCTTTCAACAGGTAGGCTTGTTATTAACGCCTAGAAGGGGTGATTATTAGTTCATCTACGCTGCGCACGAACACTGTTGATCATTTAATGCCTCAACAAGTTATCAAACTCCCCTAAAAATGATTCCACCTAGAATCCTAACACTTGTGAGatgtgagatgtttttttttctttttgtcggACCACTTCAGCAGCACCTCTGCTGATGCGGACATCCTCAACTAACCGCAACACCAGTGCGCATCAGGTGCAGACGCGCAAATCCGCGTTCATTATCCCTAACACACCGAAGCAAATGAACCCCCCATCTGCGCGCTCATGCTCTGTCTGCGCTCCCGTGTGTGCGTGAGGGAGCGCATCCTGTCCGAAAATAACAGACCCAGTTTGCTGGAAATGGACCACTGACTCTCAACAGTCAAGTTTTCTAAAATCCCAAATcaggctgcgggaaaacttgtCGCGATTTTCACATCTCTTAAGGAGTGAGCCAGTTGTAATCCGAGCCATACTGGCGTTATTTAGGAATAATTATCGTTCTAAAATGAATAAGACTCTGAAAAAGTAGTTCAGATGGAAGGGACATTTTCAATAAGAATGAAATAAGAGAGTCAGCTGTCAGAGCTTTTTCTTACCTCTTGTCTTCTAAAGTCCTCCGCTGATTATCCAGGCAACATCATGCTTACACATTTCACAGTACCCGCTCCAAATTCAGCCCTGCTTCAAGTAAGCAAATCATCAGCCTGCCACCAAGCCTCAATTTAGCTGAGGGGAGAAGAAGCGAGTTCCGAGTtggcctttcaaaataaaacccctTTACCAAAACCCCATACTGAAGCAGTAACCGGCTAATCTGAAGAGAAAAGGGTTGATTTAAAAGGCTAAACCTGTAACTACTTGAATTGAAAcacttttaatttaaacaaaaattggcACACAACTCAAACAGGCATGTCCTTTACCTATGTGAACAGATAATCTCTTTCCCAACTGTCCAGAAAGCTTCTGTTATCCAACTTTTGTTTGACCATTTTTGGAAGGGAGGTCCAAGGTGACTGGTAGTAGCATGAGATAACTAATAAACGTCAACAGAGGAGGGGGTTTAGGGTTCCTGACTGACGCACCACCAGAGTATTTTGAGATTTGTAATATTAGCTGTGCATGTGGTGTCTACCAGCAGACCATCTCTAGCTGACACCTGGAATTATCTCGTTGGGCAACATTACACTCTGAGCATAGCTGTAAAATGGAAGCAGaaggataaatgttttttttatttaattttatttactaatttaaatttgaaaactgtggcctccatttatattcagaatgatgtgcagtgttttctgcccaTGTTGGCCATAAAGTTGTTTTGGTGTTTGCTGTCTGTCCATATGGCTTAGGGCAAACTGAAAGCCagactttttatggctttctttcaacatttatttttcttgtcaatATTTCCTAAATGACAGATTTGctctagaaatcctgtcaaCAGAGTCTTCCTCCTAGGCTGGGGATCTCTGCAGCacctccagagtaaccatgggcctcttggccaGTTTTTTGATTAATACTCTTCTTGCCAGTCTGTCAGTTTATGCAGACATCCACATCTTGGTAGATTTGAAGTTGTGCCATACAATTTCTATTTTTGGATGATGATTTAACAGGCCTTTGAGGTATGTTCTAAGCTCAGAGGCCTTCactgaacagctggatttatactgacttTACATTACTAATTAGGTGGCttttgaaggcaactggttgcaatggattttatttaggagcatcagcgtaaagggggctgaatacaaatgcatgtcgaccttttcagatatttatttgtaaactgTTGTCAAGACCACTTGTCATCTTCTTTCCATTTGGCAGTTtagcactattttgtgttggtctatcacctaaaaccctaataaacacacaaatatttatAGATATAATGTTACTAAATTTGAAACAGTGTTATGAAACCGTGTACACAGCCCTGTAtgcttgcaaatgtttttacaattaCTGTGACAATATTCCCTTTGTGTACGAGTTTAGAGGGAGGGGAGCCAGAGTGagacaatttaaaaataatgttcaaCTGCCGGAAATCAGACATGACAGCTGAGATTTTTAATTTCTAACATTTGACCTTGAGATGATAACAGCCCCTCAGAAACAAGACTCATGCTGGCTGAGGCATCTTGGATATTTGGTGCTTTAAGACACACCGGGTCACAATGTCCCTCGTTCACTTCTGACTAAGGACTTCTGATGCATTTCATCCTCTGCTCATTGCTTTACTGTAAGCAATCTAAAGTTACGTTTCAACAAACATATGACAgaagaaaagaggaaaacaacTCAATCCAACCAGGGAACATTGTTCAAACCTCTTTATCATTTTGAACATATTAGTTTAATAGTAGAAGAAACACATGAATGCCCCCAActtcatatacaggggttggacaatgaaactgaaacacctgtaattttagtgtgggaggtttcatggctaaattggaccagcctggtagccagtcttcattgattgcacattgcaccagtaagagcagagtgtgaaggttcaattagcagggtaagagcacagttttgctcaaaatattgaaatgcacacaacattatgggtgacataccagagttcaaaagaggacaaattgttggtgcacgtcttgcaggcgcatctgtgaccaagacagcaagtctttgtgatgtatcaagagccacggtatccagggtaatgtcagcataccaccaagaaggacgaaccacatccaacaggattaactgtggacgcaagaggaagctgtctgaaagggatgttcgggtgctaacccggattgtatccaaaaaacataaaaccatggctgcccaaatcacggcagaattaaatgtgcacctgaactctcctgtttccaccagaactgtatgtcgggagctccacagggtcaatatacacggccgggttgctatagccaaacctttggtcactcatgccaatgccaaacgtcggtttcaatggtgcaaggagcgcaaatcttgggctgtggacaatgtgaaacacgtattgttctctgatgagtccacctttactgttttccccacatccaggagagttacgatgtggagaagccccaaagaagcgtatcacctagactgttgcatgcccagagtgaagcatgggggtggatcagtgatggtttgggctgccatatcatggcattcccttggcccaatatttgtgctagatgggcgcgtcactgccaaggactaccgaaccattcttgaggaccatgtgcatccaatggttcaaacattgtatcctgaaggcggtgccgtgtatcaggataacaatgcaccaatacacacagcaagactggtgaaagattggtttgatgaacatcagaatcagaatcagaatcagatcagaatcagaaaagctttattgccaagtacgtttttggacatacaaggaatttgttttggcatagtcggtgcaatacagtacaagttaaacagtacaaacatatctacaatataatataaatataagtgcacagttttaagtgagtgagagtaaatatagagcagtataagatgcaagagcaatacaacagtgcaggtgatcattgtgcaagtaaagcagtgcaagtaagcaggagtccaagctgagcgttaatgtaacgcatagagttacaggtgtcctgtcagcaaaaaaagggggggtgtgggggaaagggggaatgtcagggtggtttccgggctttgttaaccaggctggtggcagatgggaaaaaactgttcttgtggcgtgaggttttggtccggatggaccgcagcctcctgccagaggggagagtctcaaagagtctgtgaccagggtgggagggatcagccagaatcttccctgcccgcttcagggtcctggaggtgtacagttcctggagcgacagtagactgcagccaatcaccttctcagcagaccgaatgacacgctgcagcctgcccttatccttggctgtagcagcggcgtaccagatggtgatggaggaggtgaggatggactcaatgatggctgtgtagaagtgcaccatcatagtctttggcaggttgaatttcttcagctgccgcaggaagaacatcctctgctgggctttcttgatgagggagctgatgtttggctcccacttgagatcctgggagatgatggttcccaggaagcggaaagattccacagtgtcaattgtggagtcacagagggtgatgggggcaggtggggctgggttctgcctgaagtccacaaccatctccactgtctttagagcgttgagctcaaggctgttctggctgcaccagtccaacagatggtccacttcccatctgtacgcggactcgtcaccatcagagatgagtccgatcagggtggtgtcgtccgcaaacttcagaagcttgacagactggtgactggaggtgcagctgttggtgtacagggagaagagcagaggagagagaacacagccttggggggaaccggtgctgatggtcagggagtcagagacgtgcttccccagcctcacgcgctgcttcctgtcagacaggaagtcagtgatccacctgcaggtggagtcgggcacactcagctgggagagcttctcctggagcagagctgggacgatggtgttgaaggcagagctgaaatccacaaacagcatcctggcataggttcctgtggagtccaggtgccggaggatgaagtgaagggctaggttgactgcatcatctacagacctgttggctctgtaggcaaactgcagggggtccaggagggggtcggtgatgtcttttaggtgtgagagcacaaggcgctcaaaggacttcatcaccacagaggtcagggcgacgggtctgaagtcattaagccctgtggtccttggcttcttgggaacagggacgatggtggaggacttgaagcaggctggcacatgacatgtctccagtgaggtgttaaaaatgtctgtgaatactggagacagctgatcagcgcagtg
This genomic window from Girardinichthys multiradiatus isolate DD_20200921_A chromosome 18, DD_fGirMul_XY1, whole genome shotgun sequence contains:
- the zbtb16b gene encoding zinc finger and BTB domain-containing protein 16-A isoform X2, which gives rise to MGVLQLNNPSHSSTLLQRANQMRLTGTLCDVIITVDGQEFPAHRTVLACTSKMFEILFHRSSLRYALDFLSPKTFQQILEYAYTASLQATAEDLDDLLYAAEILEIEYLEEQCLKVLETIQAEESEEVALRNHSSVDHSDHSRARHWRHMLMSKKHSLQDGTKCSTPTALHHLALYHMTERSSPGPDCDAAPQLSPKLDAEVDMESSQQVHNVSQDSSLDPARSIKSERMQVDDTDSCEGRASGAGEVTCTSEQPRDEGSGTPLRGSVITSARELNTGSEDGGQAVTNTLDSFPGIADKDLTSIYSVASNHTGEGLPVSVSVAPSLGVPLDPRAYSGLLHHGLLHRELLSRLGQFAAGMRHESQTQGQQCCGECGLQLHSRQAVEQHRRLHNEEKGNSCEYCGKHFQDSMRLRMHMLSHTAPAEALVCDQCGATFSSEDALEAHRQTHTGTDMAVFCLLCAKRFQTQKALQQHMEVHAGMHSYICSHCERPFPSHTTLKRHLRSHTGDHPFECEFCGSCFRDDGTLRGHKRIHTGEKPYECNGCGKRFSLKHQLETHYRVHTGEKPFECKLCHQRSRDYSAMIKHLRTHNGASPYQCTICQDFCPSLAAMQKHMKGHKPEEVPPDWRIEKTYLYVCYV
- the zbtb16b gene encoding zinc finger and BTB domain-containing protein 16-A isoform X1; amino-acid sequence: MGVLQLNNPSHSSTLLQRANQMRLTGTLCDVIITVDGQEFPAHRTVLACTSKMFEILFHRSSLRYALDFLSPKTFQQILEYAYTASLQATAEDLDDLLYAAEILEIEYLEEQCLKVLETIQAEESEEVALRNHSSVDHSDHSRARHWRHMLMSKKHSLQDGTKCSTPTALHHLALYHMTERSSPGPDCDAAPQLSPKLDAEVDMESSQQVHNVSQDSSLDPARSIKSERMQVDDTDSCEGRASGAGEVTCTSEQPRDEGSGTPLRGSVITSARELNTGSEDGGQAVTNTLDSFPGIADKDLTSIYSVASNHTGEGLPVSVSVAPSLGVPLDPRAYSGLLHHGLLHRELLSRLGQFAAGMRHESQTQGQQCCGECGLQLHSRQAVEQHRRLHNEEKGNSCEYCGKHFQDSMRLRMHMLSHTGMCRRREASAVQRTPGPSVASQADSLLTVQRLITSHAPAEALVCDQCGATFSSEDALEAHRQTHTGTDMAVFCLLCAKRFQTQKALQQHMEVHAGMHSYICSHCERPFPSHTTLKRHLRSHTGDHPFECEFCGSCFRDDGTLRGHKRIHTGEKPYECNGCGKRFSLKHQLETHYRVHTGEKPFECKLCHQRSRDYSAMIKHLRTHNGASPYQCTICQDFCPSLAAMQKHMKGHKPEEVPPDWRIEKTYLYVCYV